One region of Thermoplasmata archaeon genomic DNA includes:
- a CDS encoding PAC2 family protein — protein sequence MEEIRIVDTRDEPLKGAMMVVGFPTHGLVGSVAASYLVHTLDMSLVAYMVSEEFPPTVIMEEGVVGAPVRFYASKLVCGVDRSCDQLLVVIADIQPPVNLLNSLGRVLLDWAESKGIQLVVAVEGQPIEDETRGDARVVAMANRAAAPLLEKYQFAAANGVVTGLAGGLLLGAIGRTTPVLCLVAQAHKDYPDARAAAKVIETVNPLVPLMVLDTKPLREKARQIEAEVRKTLQQTRESMSSMRNAESEGPGEMYR from the coding sequence GTGGAGGAGATCCGGATCGTCGACACTCGCGACGAGCCGCTCAAGGGCGCCATGATGGTCGTGGGCTTCCCCACCCACGGCCTCGTCGGATCGGTCGCCGCTTCGTACCTCGTCCATACCCTCGACATGAGCCTGGTCGCCTACATGGTGAGCGAGGAGTTCCCCCCGACCGTCATCATGGAGGAGGGCGTCGTCGGCGCCCCCGTCCGCTTCTACGCGAGCAAGCTCGTCTGCGGCGTCGATCGCTCCTGCGACCAGCTGCTGGTCGTCATCGCGGACATCCAGCCGCCCGTGAACCTGCTGAACTCGCTCGGCCGCGTGCTCCTGGACTGGGCGGAGTCGAAGGGGATCCAGCTCGTGGTGGCCGTCGAAGGCCAGCCGATCGAGGACGAGACCCGCGGCGACGCCCGGGTGGTCGCGATGGCGAACCGCGCGGCCGCCCCGCTGCTCGAGAAGTACCAGTTCGCCGCGGCGAACGGGGTCGTCACCGGCCTGGCCGGCGGCCTCCTGCTCGGGGCCATCGGTCGGACGACACCCGTGCTCTGCCTGGTGGCCCAGGCGCACAAGGACTACCCCGACGCCCGGGCGGCCGCGAAGGTGATCGAGACGGTGAATCCGCTCGTCCCGCTGATGGTGCTCGACACGAAGCCGCTCCGGGAGAAGGCGCGCCAGATCGAGGCGGAGGTGCGCAAGACGCTCCAGCAGACCCGCGAATCGATGTCGAGCATGCGGAACGCCGAGTCCGAAGGACCGGGTGAGATGTATCGCTGA
- a CDS encoding NUDIX domain-containing protein, producing the protein MDEPDGPVARECVEGYLFSDPPFRLLLLRRPPARGRVWVPVSGKVEPEDPDFEKALRRELEEETGLTSPRRIVPLDWHVRFPADNGEVWRLHAYGVEIDRSFRPRLSPEHEAAEWVDAEEAVRRLHYPDNRAAVRRLIERVERPGSPKV; encoded by the coding sequence GTGGACGAGCCGGACGGGCCGGTCGCCCGGGAGTGCGTCGAAGGGTACCTGTTTTCGGACCCGCCCTTCCGGCTCCTCCTGCTGCGACGACCGCCGGCCCGGGGACGGGTGTGGGTGCCGGTGAGCGGCAAAGTGGAACCCGAGGATCCCGACTTCGAGAAGGCGCTGCGGCGGGAGCTCGAGGAGGAGACCGGGCTAACGTCCCCGCGACGGATCGTGCCGCTGGACTGGCACGTCCGCTTCCCGGCCGACAACGGGGAGGTCTGGCGACTGCACGCCTACGGCGTCGAGATCGATCGGTCGTTCCGACCGCGGCTGAGCCCGGAACACGAGGCCGCGGAATGGGTCGACGCGGAGGAGGCGGTCCGCCGCCTGCACTACCCGGACAACCGCGCGGCGGTCCGGCGCCTGATCGAGCGCGTCGAGCGGCCCGGGTCCCCAAAGGTTTAG
- a CDS encoding M20 family metallopeptidase — protein sequence MKRQMIDMLSELIKIPSDPFADKQEVLDYVQSFTDQIHMRNTLFGDAQAPSLLAEYGQGGVVLSGHLDTPPVGDYWSFSQSQLASGRMYGRGAADMKGTVVAMLEAAQDLVVRKIPVVLAFTTDEETSMQGAMALAKTLPLRRAKAVVVGEPTGLRVAYAEKGVLDLSIETRGKAAHGAMPHLGENAIGKMMRILRGLESFKGRIAHPELGTVTLNIGTFNGGTRLNVVPNKCTAEVDIRFPPPYTPDQLYHEIEEHLRRIKTPFTLRRILSMPAVQIDPNGEHVRILRDVAQAESAVLVHASEAVHYAQVNPRVVIFGAGEEELSHQANEYVKVESVSRASEVYKKYAQRLAGMRTLS from the coding sequence ATGAAACGCCAGATGATCGACATGCTGTCGGAGCTGATCAAGATCCCGAGCGACCCGTTCGCGGACAAGCAGGAGGTGCTCGACTACGTCCAGTCGTTCACCGACCAGATCCACATGCGCAACACGCTCTTCGGCGACGCGCAGGCGCCGTCGCTGCTGGCCGAGTACGGCCAGGGCGGGGTCGTCCTCTCCGGTCACCTCGACACGCCGCCGGTCGGGGACTACTGGAGCTTTTCGCAGAGCCAGCTCGCCTCGGGCCGGATGTACGGCCGCGGCGCGGCCGACATGAAGGGGACCGTCGTCGCGATGCTGGAGGCCGCGCAGGACCTGGTCGTTCGCAAGATCCCGGTCGTGCTCGCGTTCACCACCGACGAGGAGACCTCGATGCAGGGGGCGATGGCGCTCGCCAAGACACTGCCCCTGCGTCGCGCGAAAGCGGTGGTCGTCGGCGAGCCGACCGGGCTACGGGTCGCCTACGCCGAGAAGGGCGTTCTCGACCTCTCGATCGAGACGCGGGGCAAGGCCGCCCACGGGGCGATGCCCCACCTCGGCGAGAACGCGATCGGCAAGATGATGCGGATCCTGCGGGGCCTCGAGTCGTTCAAAGGGCGGATCGCCCACCCCGAGCTCGGCACGGTCACGCTCAACATCGGGACGTTCAACGGCGGCACTCGCCTCAACGTCGTCCCCAACAAGTGCACGGCCGAGGTCGACATCCGCTTCCCGCCGCCGTACACCCCCGATCAGCTTTACCACGAGATCGAGGAGCACCTGCGCCGGATCAAGACGCCGTTCACCCTTCGCCGGATCCTGTCGATGCCCGCCGTCCAGATCGATCCGAACGGCGAGCACGTGCGGATCCTGCGCGACGTCGCGCAGGCCGAGAGCGCGGTCCTCGTCCACGCCTCGGAGGCAGTCCACTACGCCCAGGTCAACCCGCGGGTCGTGATCTTCGGCGCCGGCGAGGAGGAGCTGTCGCACCAGGCCAACGAGTACGTGAAGGTCGAGTCGGTCTCGCGGGCGAGCGAGGTCTACAAGAAGTACGCCCAGCGCCTCGCCGGCATGCGCACCCTGTCCTAG
- a CDS encoding NAD-dependent epimerase/dehydratase family protein, translating to MKVLITGIDGYSGWPLALHLLGRGHEVVGVDSFVTRRRVREVGSWSATPIPSFPRRQAAVREILARELGFHRGDLSDFAFTRHVLELERPDAIVHLAEQRSAPYSMIDVHHAVETQVGNLTGTLHLLYAMREICPDAHLVKMGTMGEYGTPNVDIPEGSFEIEYRGRRDRLPFPRQAGSWYHWSKVFDSGDVMFASRIWNLRATDVMQGVIYGIRTPEITDRRLLTRFDFDETWGTALNRFIVQAILGLPITPYGKGDQRRGFIALEDSMQSLRLALEHPPARGEYRVFNQFDAAYSVNELAERTARIATELGLHPSVDHPPNPRIEAEEHYYAPIHDHLAGLGYRRTRELDDVVREIFRDLRTFRRRLQARRHVVQPAVRWAEADSRPALAARAPNPAPTPPPAPGSAAPEGRSVA from the coding sequence ATGAAGGTGCTCATCACCGGAATCGACGGCTACTCGGGCTGGCCGCTCGCCCTCCATCTGCTCGGCCGCGGGCACGAGGTCGTTGGCGTCGACAGCTTCGTCACGCGGCGTCGCGTGCGCGAGGTGGGCAGCTGGTCGGCGACCCCGATCCCCTCCTTCCCCCGACGGCAGGCGGCCGTCCGCGAGATCCTGGCACGGGAGCTCGGCTTCCACCGGGGGGACCTCTCCGACTTCGCGTTCACCCGGCACGTCCTCGAGCTCGAGCGACCCGACGCGATCGTCCACCTCGCCGAGCAGCGTTCGGCACCCTACTCGATGATCGACGTCCACCACGCGGTCGAGACCCAGGTCGGCAACCTCACCGGCACGCTCCACCTGCTCTACGCCATGCGGGAGATCTGTCCGGACGCCCACCTGGTCAAGATGGGCACGATGGGCGAGTACGGCACCCCCAACGTCGACATCCCCGAGGGCTCGTTCGAGATCGAGTACCGGGGGCGCCGCGACCGGCTGCCGTTCCCGCGGCAAGCCGGCTCGTGGTACCATTGGAGCAAGGTCTTCGACTCCGGCGACGTCATGTTCGCCTCCCGGATCTGGAACCTGCGGGCGACCGACGTGATGCAGGGCGTGATCTACGGGATCCGGACCCCGGAGATCACCGATCGCCGGCTCCTGACCCGATTCGATTTCGACGAGACCTGGGGAACCGCGCTCAACCGCTTCATCGTGCAGGCGATCCTCGGGCTGCCGATCACCCCGTACGGCAAGGGCGACCAGCGACGCGGATTCATCGCCCTCGAGGACTCGATGCAGTCGCTGCGGCTCGCGCTCGAGCATCCGCCGGCGCGCGGCGAGTACCGCGTCTTCAACCAGTTCGACGCCGCCTACTCGGTCAACGAGCTCGCGGAGCGCACGGCGCGCATCGCCACCGAGCTCGGCCTGCACCCGAGCGTCGACCATCCCCCGAACCCGCGGATCGAGGCCGAGGAGCACTACTACGCGCCGATCCACGATCACCTCGCCGGGCTCGGCTACCGGCGGACCCGGGAGCTCGACGACGTCGTCCGGGAGATCTTCCGCGACCTGCGAACCTTCCGGCGACGCCTACAGGCGCGGCGTCACGTGGTGCAGCCCGCCGTCCGCTGGGCGGAAGCGGACAGTCGGCCGGCGCTCGCCGCGCGCGCGCCGAACCCGGCCCCCACGCCGCCCCCGGCCCCGGGATCCGCGGCACCGGAAGGCCGAAGCGTCGCGTGA
- a CDS encoding nascent polypeptide-associated complex protein — MIPGGPRNQRQMEQMMRRLGMTSEAVPDVEEVVVRTRTKEHVFERPEVTVLTVQGVRTYQVVGQPTVRSRVADAPAPGTGAPAGPPEEDVRLVMEQANVSREEAVEALLQSSGEPAEAIMKILARGR; from the coding sequence ATGATCCCGGGCGGTCCGCGCAACCAGCGCCAGATGGAGCAGATGATGCGACGGCTGGGGATGACCAGCGAGGCCGTCCCCGACGTCGAGGAGGTGGTCGTGAGGACCCGGACGAAGGAGCACGTCTTCGAGCGCCCCGAGGTCACGGTCCTCACCGTGCAGGGGGTGCGGACCTACCAGGTCGTGGGCCAGCCGACGGTGCGCTCCCGCGTGGCCGACGCTCCGGCGCCCGGGACCGGCGCGCCGGCCGGTCCCCCCGAAGAGGACGTGCGGCTCGTGATGGAACAGGCGAACGTCTCCCGCGAGGAGGCCGTCGAGGCCCTCCTCCAGTCGAGCGGCGAACCCGCCGAGGCGATCATGAAGATCCTCGCGCGGGGCCGGTAG
- a CDS encoding glycosyltransferase family 4 protein, translated as MKVAQLCARYPPAPGGVERHVAEIARRLGDRGDRVDVFTSDLYREFPVERLAPEVPRSERTSFGSVRRLPVWSLPGELHYLFFRGLVPAVEAARPEIVHVHTFGTNPVAAARRVRRRTGVPFVLTAHFHPIWSIEGGWIRHRLRGFYDRWVAGGVTAAAARVIVQTREEERLLRGLGLALPPVEIVPPGYTPLPPAAPGPVFCDHFRIPGPYVLFVGRLASNKGLVELLGAFERLARAAPEAHLVLVGADGGMQASLARRVRGFGLGDRVHFLGHVADDRLLSAAYREATVTVLPSEYEAFGLVLLESLAAGTPVVATRVGGVPEFIEDERSGLLVPPGDVGALALALQRIWDDPALGRRLGHHGRVEVVPRYTWERTVDRLREIYREVLGR; from the coding sequence GTGAAGGTCGCGCAGCTGTGCGCACGCTATCCTCCCGCACCGGGGGGCGTCGAGCGGCACGTCGCGGAGATCGCCCGCCGGCTGGGGGATCGCGGGGACCGCGTCGACGTCTTCACGAGCGATCTCTACCGAGAGTTCCCGGTCGAACGCCTCGCGCCCGAGGTGCCTCGTTCCGAGCGGACGTCGTTCGGCTCCGTCCGCCGGCTCCCGGTCTGGTCGCTCCCGGGCGAGCTGCACTACCTGTTCTTCCGGGGCCTCGTTCCGGCCGTCGAGGCGGCGCGCCCGGAGATCGTGCACGTCCATACGTTCGGGACGAACCCGGTGGCCGCGGCCCGCCGGGTGCGACGGCGCACCGGCGTCCCGTTCGTGCTGACCGCGCATTTCCATCCGATCTGGTCGATCGAGGGTGGCTGGATCCGCCACCGACTGCGTGGGTTCTACGACCGCTGGGTCGCCGGTGGGGTCACCGCGGCGGCCGCGCGGGTGATCGTGCAGACGCGAGAAGAGGAGCGGCTCCTGCGCGGCCTTGGCCTTGCGCTGCCCCCCGTGGAGATCGTCCCGCCTGGCTACACGCCGCTCCCCCCGGCGGCGCCGGGCCCGGTCTTCTGCGACCACTTCCGCATTCCGGGGCCGTACGTACTCTTCGTCGGCCGGCTCGCGTCCAACAAGGGGCTCGTCGAGCTCCTCGGCGCCTTCGAACGACTCGCCCGGGCGGCCCCCGAGGCCCATCTCGTCCTCGTGGGGGCCGATGGCGGCATGCAGGCCTCGCTCGCGAGACGCGTGCGCGGATTCGGGCTCGGCGACCGGGTCCATTTCCTCGGCCACGTCGCGGACGACCGGCTGCTGTCCGCGGCCTACCGCGAGGCGACGGTCACCGTCCTCCCCAGCGAGTACGAGGCGTTCGGCCTGGTCCTGCTCGAGTCCCTCGCGGCCGGCACCCCGGTGGTCGCGACCCGGGTCGGCGGCGTCCCCGAGTTCATCGAGGACGAGCGCTCGGGACTGCTCGTGCCGCCGGGGGACGTCGGGGCGCTCGCGCTCGCCCTGCAACGGATCTGGGACGATCCTGCGCTCGGGCGGCGGCTCGGCCACCACGGCCGCGTCGAGGTCGTTCCGCGCTACACCTGGGAGCGCACGGTCGACCGCCTGAGGGAGATCTACCGCGAGGTCCTCGGCCGATGA
- a CDS encoding glycosyltransferase family 4 protein: MRIALVTLRYDAPGGVETVVRQIAGRLRTGGDEVAVYASDLYDEGEWVRRTDFPPIVDGVPVHRFPVRRHLIPRLSMPMMVGLIDALAASDADVLHAHSHRYGHVLQSAAVAERRGIPLVVSTHYHPAHRSESGLKRGLLRLQDAGFGASAYRVARAIIVITEHEARLVREFAPRGRIHVIPHGIDLAAWGAPERDGPPPAGLPPQYFLFAGRLAPNKGLPELFEALARLDPPHRLPLVLLGPEWGQRSALVAHASRLGLEREVVFLGHVDDPAAYRAVIRGAKALVLPSEYEAFGLVLLDAMAARVPIVATAVGGVPEVLDGGRVGRLVPYGDPAALAQALRDVRDDADGTRARTLAASEWVTRYDWSVAIERLRSVYRAVAA; this comes from the coding sequence ATGAGGATCGCGCTGGTCACGCTGCGCTACGACGCGCCCGGGGGCGTCGAGACCGTCGTCCGCCAGATCGCCGGTCGGCTGCGCACGGGCGGCGACGAGGTCGCGGTCTACGCGAGCGACCTGTACGACGAGGGCGAGTGGGTCCGCCGCACCGACTTCCCGCCGATCGTGGACGGGGTGCCCGTCCACCGCTTTCCGGTCCGCCGCCACCTGATCCCGCGGCTGAGCATGCCGATGATGGTGGGGCTGATCGATGCCCTCGCCGCGAGCGACGCCGACGTGCTGCACGCGCACTCGCACCGCTACGGCCACGTCCTTCAGTCGGCGGCTGTGGCGGAGCGCCGGGGGATCCCGCTCGTGGTGTCGACGCACTACCACCCGGCGCACCGCAGCGAGTCCGGGCTCAAGCGGGGCCTCCTGCGCCTGCAGGACGCCGGCTTCGGCGCGAGCGCCTACCGCGTCGCCCGAGCGATCATCGTGATCACCGAGCATGAGGCGCGTCTGGTCCGCGAGTTCGCGCCGCGCGGTCGGATCCACGTCATCCCGCACGGGATCGACCTCGCCGCATGGGGAGCGCCGGAACGGGACGGGCCACCGCCCGCCGGCCTGCCGCCCCAGTACTTCCTCTTCGCCGGGCGCCTCGCACCCAACAAGGGGCTTCCCGAGCTCTTCGAGGCACTGGCCCGCCTCGATCCTCCCCACCGCCTCCCGCTCGTTCTCCTGGGCCCGGAGTGGGGACAGCGCTCCGCGCTCGTCGCCCACGCGAGCCGGCTCGGCCTCGAGCGCGAGGTCGTCTTCCTCGGACACGTGGACGACCCGGCCGCGTATCGCGCCGTGATCCGGGGGGCGAAGGCGCTCGTGCTGCCGAGCGAGTACGAGGCGTTCGGCCTGGTGCTGCTCGACGCGATGGCGGCCCGGGTTCCGATCGTCGCGACCGCCGTCGGGGGCGTACCGGAGGTGCTCGACGGAGGTCGCGTGGGCCGTCTCGTCCCCTACGGCGACCCGGCGGCGCTCGCGCAAGCGCTGCGGGACGTGCGGGACGACGCCGACGGAACCCGCGCCCGGACCCTCGCCGCGAGCGAGTGGGTGACGCGCTACGACTGGTCGGTCGCGATCGAGCGACTGCGGTCCGTCTACCGGGCCGTCGCCGCCTGA
- the dph2 gene encoding diphthamide biosynthesis enzyme Dph2 encodes MSDPAPAVADPGPSRVFATVGAPLFQAIREVRPRRIVLQVPAGLVRNAHDLAARLREEGGAPVVIATRACFGACDAPSRDEAPNADLAIVLGHAPIPNLAVVRPTFFVEMRESAGDPEALAATVDRAQMPRRLGLVASVQHLDLVTPLVAALERRGREVHVGSGDRRLAYPAQALGCNYTGAESVAATVEAFLFVGTGRFHPVGLAYAVDRPVWSLDPLRNVLEPPIDRAALLRRRQLTVATARDAQRWGILVSTFAGQNRTPTALALQERARARGRTAEILVFDRLDPRDLEGRALDAYVNTACPRIALDDGGLYPKPILTPPEFLMALGELPLEPYRFDTYH; translated from the coding sequence ATGTCCGATCCGGCGCCCGCCGTTGCCGACCCCGGCCCGTCGAGGGTCTTTGCGACGGTGGGGGCGCCGCTCTTCCAGGCGATCCGGGAGGTCCGTCCCCGGCGGATCGTCCTCCAGGTGCCCGCGGGCCTGGTCCGGAACGCGCACGATCTGGCCGCGCGGCTCCGCGAGGAGGGTGGGGCGCCGGTGGTGATCGCGACGCGCGCCTGCTTCGGCGCCTGCGACGCCCCGTCCCGGGACGAGGCACCCAACGCCGACCTCGCGATCGTGCTCGGCCACGCGCCGATCCCGAACCTGGCCGTCGTCCGACCGACGTTCTTCGTCGAGATGCGGGAGTCCGCGGGCGATCCCGAGGCCCTCGCGGCGACGGTCGACCGGGCCCAGATGCCCCGCCGGCTGGGCCTCGTCGCGTCGGTCCAGCACCTCGACCTCGTCACCCCCCTGGTCGCGGCGCTCGAACGCCGCGGCCGCGAGGTCCACGTGGGGTCCGGCGACCGCCGCCTCGCCTACCCGGCGCAGGCCCTGGGCTGCAACTACACGGGGGCCGAGAGCGTGGCCGCCACGGTGGAGGCGTTCCTCTTCGTGGGCACCGGACGGTTCCATCCGGTCGGACTCGCCTACGCTGTCGACCGGCCGGTCTGGTCGCTCGATCCCCTGCGCAACGTCCTCGAACCTCCGATCGATCGCGCGGCGCTCCTCCGTCGGCGCCAGCTCACGGTGGCCACCGCGCGCGACGCGCAGCGCTGGGGGATCCTCGTCTCGACCTTCGCCGGACAGAACCGCACGCCGACCGCGCTCGCGCTGCAGGAACGGGCGCGGGCCCGAGGACGGACCGCCGAGATCCTCGTCTTCGACCGGCTCGATCCGCGCGATCTCGAGGGCCGCGCGCTCGACGCGTACGTCAACACCGCCTGTCCGCGCATCGCGCTGGACGACGGCGGCCTCTATCCAAAGCCGATCCTGACACCGCCGGAGTTCCTGATGGCGCTGGGGGAGCTCCCGCTCGAGCCGTACCGCTTCGACACCTACCACTAG
- a CDS encoding GNAT family N-acetyltransferase, with translation MGVAPADLPPVSLRGFRPTDVPFVAAIVADALHEHYDPSLYQSLSGDWPEGFLVAADPSDVPVGFLLGVSQIENEVRVLMFAVDRHHRTRGVGTLLMTTFLDRSRGRGFRRVTLEVRVSNARAIRFYTRYRFSVIDLLRAYYSDGENGYQMARDLA, from the coding sequence GTGGGCGTTGCGCCTGCCGATCTCCCGCCGGTCAGCCTGCGGGGCTTCCGTCCGACGGACGTGCCGTTCGTCGCCGCGATCGTCGCCGACGCCCTGCACGAGCACTACGACCCCTCGCTGTACCAGTCGTTGAGCGGCGACTGGCCGGAGGGGTTCCTCGTCGCCGCCGATCCGAGCGACGTCCCGGTCGGCTTCCTGCTCGGCGTCTCCCAGATCGAGAACGAGGTCCGGGTGCTCATGTTCGCCGTCGACCGCCATCATCGCACTCGGGGCGTGGGGACCCTGCTCATGACGACGTTCCTCGACCGGAGCCGGGGCCGGGGGTTCCGCCGCGTCACCCTCGAGGTCCGCGTGTCGAACGCCCGGGCGATCCGCTTCTACACGCGCTACCGTTTCTCGGTCATCGACCTGTTGCGCGCCTACTACTCGGACGGGGAGAACGGGTACCAGATGGCCCGCGACCTCGCCTAG
- a CDS encoding CBS domain-containing protein, with translation MPDPWPTAGEMMTPRPVTLPADAPISRALGVMRTKGFHEIPVLRRSRLAGMITFESIARRVSRPLETKVEHLLTLAPLVTPATALPELAEELLANGLRAAPVVGRRGELLGVVSRTDIVRVLAGLPEVARVRVEQLARAADLLVHESDLCRQLFGQIRLLEAHPLPVLDRRERLVGAVGVRDLGNVLWRPVAPGKRDVHTPGSVLDVRVGSIMHSPPVTVPVGTSAAEAARTMTEEVVSSVFVVEAGRPPRVLGQSELLGLVVGRGRPSTGRTRVEDVYVEVSGLRGSGDPGLLAEIDHLVASGLRRIAQQVRPTLLSLHFAPHATHRTSDITVEARLHSDAGIFYASHTGWNLLAGVAALLDDLAGQTRRVREARRQRSRGGRKVDTEEADLGVDDPDLERRIRSATGGAETEDEE, from the coding sequence ATGCCCGATCCCTGGCCCACCGCCGGCGAGATGATGACGCCGCGTCCGGTGACGCTTCCCGCCGACGCGCCCATCTCGCGCGCCCTCGGCGTGATGCGGACCAAGGGGTTCCACGAGATCCCGGTCCTTCGGCGCTCCCGTCTCGCCGGCATGATCACGTTCGAATCGATCGCCCGGCGGGTGAGCCGGCCGCTGGAGACGAAGGTCGAGCATCTGCTCACGCTCGCCCCGCTGGTCACCCCGGCGACCGCGCTGCCCGAGCTCGCCGAGGAGCTGCTCGCGAACGGGCTGCGGGCCGCGCCCGTCGTCGGCCGCCGCGGCGAGCTGTTGGGCGTGGTGAGTCGCACGGACATCGTCCGGGTCCTCGCGGGCCTGCCCGAGGTCGCTCGGGTCCGCGTCGAGCAGCTGGCCCGCGCCGCCGACCTCCTCGTCCACGAGTCGGACCTGTGCCGTCAACTGTTCGGCCAGATCCGGCTCCTCGAGGCCCACCCGCTGCCGGTCCTCGACCGCCGGGAACGGCTCGTGGGGGCGGTCGGCGTGCGCGACCTCGGGAACGTTCTCTGGCGTCCGGTCGCGCCGGGGAAGCGCGACGTGCACACGCCCGGCAGCGTGCTCGACGTCCGGGTCGGCTCGATCATGCACTCGCCGCCCGTGACCGTCCCGGTCGGGACCTCCGCCGCCGAGGCGGCGCGCACGATGACCGAGGAGGTCGTCTCCAGCGTCTTCGTCGTCGAGGCGGGGCGTCCGCCGCGAGTCCTCGGCCAGTCGGAGCTCCTCGGATTGGTCGTCGGGCGGGGGCGGCCGTCGACCGGGCGCACCCGCGTCGAGGACGTCTACGTGGAGGTCTCGGGGCTCCGGGGCTCGGGCGATCCCGGACTCCTCGCCGAGATCGACCACCTGGTCGCGAGCGGGTTGCGCCGGATCGCGCAGCAGGTCCGTCCGACGCTCCTGAGCCTGCACTTCGCGCCCCACGCGACCCACCGGACGAGCGACATCACGGTCGAGGCCCGCCTCCACTCCGACGCGGGCATCTTCTACGCCTCCCACACTGGCTGGAACCTGCTCGCGGGGGTCGCGGCCCTGCTCGACGACCTCGCGGGTCAGACGCGACGCGTTCGCGAGGCACGTCGCCAGCGTTCCCGGGGGGGACGCAAGGTCGATACCGAGGAGGCGGACCTCGGCGTCGACGACCCGGACCTCGAGCGGCGGATCCGCTCGGCGACCGGCGGCGCTGAGACGGAGGACGAGGAATGA
- a CDS encoding DUF131 domain-containing protein: MLARALVPGVLLLAGAGLTALAIADGSAHLAWVLIVPVVYGSSPGFAAGVVLMAGGLLTLPLALAPHPAAEEEGTGPTVRSRGGVGTGGFVLIGPVPILFGTWREVSRRTRWLLAVAGGTAVVASVLVALALLG, translated from the coding sequence ATGCTCGCCCGCGCGCTGGTCCCGGGGGTGCTCCTCCTCGCCGGCGCGGGTCTCACGGCGCTCGCGATCGCCGATGGGAGCGCGCATCTCGCCTGGGTCCTCATCGTCCCGGTCGTCTACGGAAGCTCCCCGGGGTTCGCGGCCGGGGTCGTCCTGATGGCAGGGGGGCTGCTAACCCTTCCCCTCGCCCTCGCGCCCCACCCGGCCGCGGAGGAGGAAGGTACGGGCCCCACAGTGCGCTCCAGGGGAGGCGTCGGCACGGGCGGCTTCGTGCTGATCGGACCCGTGCCGATCCTCTTCGGGACCTGGCGGGAGGTCTCTCGCCGCACGCGCTGGCTGCTCGCCGTCGCCGGCGGGACCGCCGTAGTCGCGTCCGTCCTCGTCGCGCTCGCTCTGCTCGGCTAA